The following coding sequences are from one Lolium rigidum isolate FL_2022 chromosome 6, APGP_CSIRO_Lrig_0.1, whole genome shotgun sequence window:
- the LOC124661227 gene encoding uncharacterized protein LOC124661227, whose translation MAGPAAAGGGKGPGGVKVGGSGGGGPAFVGQVFTMLDPSGNGLMAVTKRFHLPNFIADRTPTWFKRIMSPLKKSESDPVFRFFMDLNDSVSYVKRLNVPSGMVGACRLDVAYEHFKEKPHMFQFVPNEKQVKAANKLLKSIPQRSRRKKLDGVPVFSAQNLNIAVATNDGIRWYSPYFFDKNMLDNILEASMDQHFHSIIQNRHVQRRRDIGDDSLTSEILEESADSFFEPPEVKELMNEIGPAGIPLNIVTKAAEIQFLDVVDKLLLGNKWLRRATGIQPHFPYVVDSFEERTAVSVDRIDITSNSSTTAKDADCCSINQQSQAMEPNLDSGSHRKHSSQDHGQSHFPFSNLLPNIWPGHDRAFKRRENDRRSRRYDASMNNDLQPNPLLPKITMVGISMSEGGQMSKANLKKTMDDLTKELEQAGEKPVSNVEKDPLFVANVGDYSRITKISST comes from the exons ATGGCCGGCCCGGCCGCGGCAGGCGGCGGGAAGGGGCCAGGAGGGGTCAAGGTCGGCGGGAGCGGGGGCGGGGGTCCCGCCTTCGTGGGGCAGGTCTTCACCATGCTCGACCCCTCCGGGAACGGCCTCATGGCCGTCACCAAACGCTTCCACCTCCCCAACTTCATCGCCGACAG GACTCCTACGTGGTTCAAAAGGATAATGTCACCATTGAAGAAGAGTGAAAGTGATCCAGTGTTTAGGTTTTTCATGGATCTGAATGATTCAG TGTCCTATGTTAAGCGGCTAAATGTCCCAAGTGGTATGGTGGGGGCCTGTCGCCTTGATGTAGCATACGAACATTTCAAG GAAAAACCTCACATGTTCCAGTTTGTTCCAAATGAAAAGCAG GTCAAGGCTGCCAATAAGCTGTTAAAGTCAATTCCACAAAGGAGCAGAAGGAAAAAACTAGATGGCGTTCCTGTTTTTAGCGCTCAAAATTTAAACATTGCAGTGGCAACGAATGATGGAATTAGATG GTATTCACCATACTTTTTTGATAAAAACATGTTAGACAATATTCTTGAAGCTTCAATGGATCAGCATTTCCATTCAATAATTCAAAATCGCCATGTACAGCGTAGAAGAGACATTGGTGATGACAGTTTAACATCAGAAATACTTGAAGAAAGTGCAGATAGCTTCTTTGAGCCCCCCGAG GTGAAAGAATTGATGAATGAAATCGGTCCAGCTGGAATACCATTAAATATTGTAACAAAAGCTGCCGAGATCCAGTTTCTTGATGTTGTTGATAAACTACTTCTAGGAAATAAGTGGCTCAGAAGAGCTACTGGCATACAACCACATTTTCCCTATGTTGTTGACTCATTTGAAGAAAG GACTGCTGTTTCCGTTGACAGGATTGATATCACTAGTAATAGTTCAACTACTGCTAAGGATGCTGACTGCTGCTCAATTAATCAGCAATCTCAAGCTATGGAGCCAAACCTTGATAGTGGCAGCCACAGAAAACACAGTAGCCAAGACCATGGCCAATCTCACTTCCCATTTAGCAACCTACTTCCTAATATATGGCCAGGGCATGATAGAGCGTTCAAACGGCGAGAAAATGACAGAAGATCCAGAAG ATATGATGCCAGCATGAACAATGATTTGCAACCAAACCCTCTTCTCCCCAAAATCACCATGGTTGGCATCTCAATGAGCGAAGGTGGGCAGATGAGCAAAGCCAACTTAAAGAAAACAATGGATGACTTGACAAAAGAGTTGGAGCAAGCAGGCGAAAAGCCGGTTTCCAACGTTGAAAAAGATCCTCTGTTTGTTGCCAACGTTGGTGATTACTCTAGGATAACAAAGATTAGCTCAACATGA